A window of the Bacteroidota bacterium genome harbors these coding sequences:
- a CDS encoding ATP-binding protein, which translates to MRCKRLQRGRCARIVLFAYFGGGLCLFGLWGLWEYTRWLRWDEAEARARQKVQEAIQNAWRGFEAELQGRATQLVRHPIVRQGLEGQTWTLVSWLEQLRWEEELWSVDVLDPDGRELAWRGQRMPLAAEGSAQGPQGELIVEPGRRVYLVALHPVRTQDRLLGFVRIGRLLRSWLPVQNAYIREYDWVRPWRERWGRGIEIHWLGSVGEPQANMAEGAPLRLSDGRMVGLVRVGRLERPLAFLPWFAQASKGLWALWLILGCVLLALRWGPPLNGPRPELALLVWSLFWWAFRWALQAVPWTGEWFRPVWLGSGALGSLSRSLGDLLLTGLFAFGWALGLWRWARWPPAFLPTNTLWGPAYAFCGLFLGLIWAGLGRLLEQLAVDSTLTYLALQGLLPDLPVMGLYAALCLLGTAMLLVGLWPLGQLERRSPPLSPLAAATALLGGLLVAGVARPAAWDLHLAFSFGATLAYTLWRLRSQGAGGPLLPYGMALRFLLLAPTVLVLLLYPLWLRAVRAQWRVQMQELAQRLVRQEDRWVMFTLEQALRQLQGEPELAEALRRSGGSVDSLLADMGLWALLRALRGYQIELRVYDLLGRGRNHPPEAIVLGPALPERLPADWIASYYRQVRRAGPWVYVVPGRSGRQERYEGVAPVLTPDRRFFVGWIVVRAVPTGLSTLIDMPLPRVLVRSEMYADWQARFAVAVFERGQLLRSRGGAFARHRLDLPALTQDQWRLEREGERTYWTLYRPAGQERVVAVRAEAPAGLLHLFFAFQLWPPAFAAALCLLLALSFALPRGVLWRYRRFRDKLFDAVLLLSLLVFIAVGGMAYRVIRQQNLEQLRQQVRGDLETVQAYLGRAGAWETARFRVASAQLDSLAQLLDVDINLYREARLEATSRPAVFQYHLLDDRLPLAVYRQLYGEGLLEVFSRTQIGRFTFWTGYRLLQQPPSTFRGVLAVPTLPQQQRVELQLATTMAYLIGAYAGVLLVMVLLVALLADAVAAPLRRLRAGLERVAQGRLDEPIPVRTEDELGELARSYNAMLAELDRSQKALTRQAQELAWREMARQVAHEIRNPLTPMKLSLQYLERSYREGREDFGDLFARTVRVLLEQIETLSRIASEFSHFARMSPAPPEPLDVREVLQEAAALFEQHPGIRINCLFPDQPHVVRAGREDLRRVFVNLLQNAIQAMPKGGEVHLELRAQNGYVRVAVSDTGPGIPPEIRDKLFLPNFSTKSSGMGLGLAIVRKTVEDLGGRVYFETELGRGTTFFVELPLQAGVSASASSSESETTGGT; encoded by the coding sequence ATGCGTTGCAAGAGGCTACAGCGAGGACGATGCGCGCGTATCGTCCTTTTTGCGTATTTCGGAGGGGGCCTCTGCCTGTTTGGCCTGTGGGGGCTGTGGGAGTATACGCGCTGGCTTCGCTGGGATGAGGCCGAAGCCCGAGCCCGCCAAAAGGTCCAAGAAGCCATCCAGAACGCATGGAGGGGGTTTGAGGCTGAGCTACAAGGGCGTGCCACGCAGCTAGTCCGTCATCCCATCGTGCGCCAGGGGCTAGAGGGCCAGACTTGGACGCTGGTGAGCTGGCTGGAGCAGCTGCGCTGGGAGGAGGAGCTCTGGAGTGTGGATGTTCTGGACCCCGATGGTCGGGAGCTGGCCTGGCGTGGCCAGCGGATGCCCCTGGCCGCAGAAGGGAGCGCTCAAGGGCCGCAGGGCGAGCTCATCGTGGAGCCGGGCCGTCGGGTGTACTTGGTGGCGCTGCATCCCGTGCGGACTCAAGATCGCCTGCTCGGTTTTGTGCGGATCGGGCGCTTGCTCCGTTCCTGGTTGCCCGTGCAAAACGCCTATATCCGCGAATACGATTGGGTGCGACCTTGGCGGGAGCGATGGGGTAGGGGGATTGAGATCCATTGGCTAGGGTCCGTAGGTGAGCCACAGGCGAATATGGCCGAAGGTGCGCCCTTGCGTCTATCGGACGGCCGCATGGTAGGGCTGGTGCGCGTAGGCCGCCTAGAGCGCCCCCTCGCGTTTCTGCCCTGGTTTGCCCAGGCCAGCAAAGGCCTGTGGGCGCTCTGGCTCATCTTGGGGTGCGTCCTGCTGGCGCTTCGATGGGGTCCTCCGCTGAATGGCCCCCGACCCGAGCTCGCCTTGCTTGTGTGGAGCCTTTTCTGGTGGGCTTTTCGATGGGCGCTTCAAGCTGTGCCGTGGACGGGGGAATGGTTCCGACCGGTTTGGCTTGGATCCGGAGCTTTGGGGAGCTTGAGCCGCTCGCTAGGGGATTTGTTGCTAACGGGCCTTTTCGCCTTCGGCTGGGCGCTCGGCCTATGGCGGTGGGCCCGTTGGCCGCCGGCTTTCCTCCCGACAAACACCCTCTGGGGGCCGGCTTACGCGTTTTGCGGACTCTTTCTGGGCCTAATCTGGGCGGGCCTGGGGAGGCTCTTGGAGCAGCTGGCCGTTGATTCCACGCTTACGTATCTCGCGCTACAGGGGCTATTGCCGGACCTCCCCGTGATGGGGTTATATGCGGCCCTGTGTCTGCTGGGGACGGCCATGCTGCTTGTGGGCCTTTGGCCTTTGGGGCAGCTGGAGCGGCGATCTCCGCCCTTGAGCCCTCTTGCGGCGGCGACCGCGCTGTTGGGAGGCCTTCTTGTGGCCGGCGTCGCAAGGCCTGCGGCCTGGGATCTGCACCTGGCCTTTTCCTTCGGGGCGACGCTGGCGTACACGCTATGGCGCCTGCGCTCGCAGGGCGCGGGCGGGCCGCTACTGCCCTATGGGATGGCCCTGCGTTTTCTGCTGTTGGCCCCTACGGTCCTTGTGCTGCTTTTGTATCCGCTATGGCTGCGGGCGGTGCGCGCGCAGTGGCGGGTGCAGATGCAGGAGCTCGCCCAGCGCCTGGTGCGTCAGGAGGATCGCTGGGTGATGTTCACCTTGGAACAGGCGTTGCGCCAGCTACAAGGCGAGCCTGAACTGGCCGAGGCGTTGCGCCGGTCCGGGGGCTCGGTGGATTCCCTGTTGGCCGATATGGGGCTATGGGCCCTTTTGCGCGCCTTACGCGGATATCAAATCGAGCTGCGAGTATACGACCTACTGGGCCGCGGCCGCAACCATCCACCGGAGGCGATTGTACTGGGGCCCGCTCTTCCGGAGCGGCTTCCGGCTGACTGGATCGCCTCCTATTACCGGCAGGTGCGCCGAGCTGGACCTTGGGTGTACGTGGTGCCCGGGCGTTCCGGTCGTCAAGAGCGCTATGAGGGGGTGGCTCCGGTGCTCACCCCGGACCGCCGCTTCTTTGTGGGCTGGATCGTGGTCCGCGCTGTGCCGACGGGCCTGAGCACGCTTATCGACATGCCCCTTCCGCGGGTGCTGGTGCGCTCGGAGATGTATGCCGATTGGCAGGCTCGCTTCGCTGTGGCCGTCTTCGAACGCGGACAGCTACTGCGCAGCCGGGGTGGGGCCTTTGCGCGCCATCGGCTGGATCTGCCGGCCCTCACCCAGGACCAGTGGCGGCTGGAGCGCGAGGGGGAGCGCACGTATTGGACCCTCTATCGCCCCGCCGGACAAGAACGCGTGGTGGCTGTGCGTGCGGAGGCCCCAGCCGGGCTGTTGCATCTGTTTTTCGCCTTCCAGCTGTGGCCGCCGGCGTTTGCGGCCGCTCTGTGCCTGTTGTTGGCCCTTAGCTTCGCTCTGCCCCGAGGGGTGCTGTGGCGGTATCGGCGTTTCCGGGACAAGCTTTTCGACGCGGTGCTGCTTCTGTCGTTGCTCGTGTTCATCGCCGTAGGCGGGATGGCCTACCGGGTTATCCGACAGCAGAACCTAGAGCAGCTGCGGCAGCAGGTGCGCGGGGATCTCGAGACCGTACAGGCGTACTTGGGGCGCGCAGGAGCCTGGGAGACGGCCCGGTTTCGAGTCGCCAGTGCGCAGTTGGACTCTCTGGCCCAATTGCTGGACGTGGACATCAACCTTTATCGCGAAGCGCGGCTAGAAGCCACAAGCCGGCCGGCGGTCTTTCAGTACCACCTGCTCGACGATCGGTTGCCCCTTGCCGTGTATCGGCAGCTCTATGGAGAAGGGCTGCTGGAGGTATTTAGCCGCACGCAGATCGGACGTTTTACGTTTTGGACGGGCTATCGTCTTTTGCAGCAGCCCCCCAGCACCTTCCGCGGCGTGTTGGCCGTACCCACGCTGCCGCAGCAGCAGCGCGTCGAGCTGCAGCTGGCCACCACGATGGCCTACCTTATCGGCGCCTATGCGGGGGTATTGCTTGTTATGGTGCTCCTTGTGGCTTTGTTGGCTGACGCCGTCGCCGCCCCTCTGCGGCGACTGCGGGCTGGGCTGGAGCGGGTGGCCCAGGGGCGGCTCGATGAGCCCATTCCGGTGCGGACCGAAGACGAACTGGGGGAGCTGGCTCGCTCCTACAACGCCATGCTGGCCGAGCTGGATCGCTCGCAGAAGGCCCTGACCCGACAGGCCCAGGAGCTGGCCTGGCGCGAAATGGCCCGACAGGTCGCGCACGAAATCCGCAACCCCCTTACGCCCATGAAGCTGAGCCTTCAGTACCTGGAACGCAGCTACCGGGAGGGCCGCGAAGACTTCGGCGACCTGTTCGCGCGCACCGTGCGCGTGCTGCTGGAGCAAATCGAAACGCTCAGCCGCATCGCCTCGGAGTTTTCCCACTTCGCCCGCATGAGTCCAGCCCCCCCGGAGCCGCTGGACGTGCGAGAGGTCCTGCAAGAGGCGGCCGCGCTTTTCGAGCAGCATCCGGGCATCCGAATCAACTGCCTGTTTCCGGATCAACCTCACGTCGTGCGGGCCGGACGCGAAGACCTGCGGCGCGTTTTCGTGAACCTGCTGCAAAACGCCATACAAGCCATGCCCAAGGGCGGAGAGGTGCACCTGGAGCTCAGGGCCCAAAACGGATACGTGCGCGTGGCCGTATCGGATACCGGTCCGGGCATCCCGCCGGAGATCCGGGACAAGCTTTTTTTGCCGAATTTTTCGACCAAATCCAGCGGCATGGGCTTGGGCTTGGCGATCGTGCGCAAGACGGTGGAGGACCTGGGGGGACGGGTGTACTTCGAGACCGAACTGGGCAGGGGAACGACGTTTTTTGTGGAACTTCCGCTTCAGGCGGGCGTTTCGGCCTCGGCGTCTTCATCGGAATCGGAAACGACGGGCGGAACATGA
- a CDS encoding DUF4783 domain-containing protein produces MGRKLRILGLMLWAGFAPLWAQTGGPPREPAEGPFAQIQSALSSGAVRALVTLVKEGVEIAVLEERDLYSRRQAEYVLGAFFQRFPPAGFQFRHRGGADGSSYGIGVYTYRGPDGRRGQLRVYVLLRMGERGWEIEELRFET; encoded by the coding sequence ATGGGTCGCAAGCTGCGAATACTGGGGCTGATGCTGTGGGCGGGCTTCGCCCCCCTGTGGGCCCAGACCGGAGGCCCGCCGCGGGAACCGGCTGAGGGGCCCTTTGCGCAGATCCAGAGCGCCTTGTCGAGCGGCGCGGTGCGGGCCCTGGTGACCCTAGTCAAAGAGGGCGTGGAGATCGCTGTGCTGGAAGAGCGCGACCTCTACAGCCGTCGTCAGGCCGAGTACGTCCTGGGCGCGTTCTTTCAGCGCTTCCCCCCCGCCGGTTTTCAGTTTCGCCACCGTGGGGGCGCTGACGGCAGCTCTTATGGCATAGGGGTGTACACGTATCGCGGCCCCGATGGTCGCCGGGGGCAGCTGCGCGTCTACGTGCTGCTCCGCATGGGTGAACGGGGATGGGAGATCGAAGAGCTGCGCTTTGAAACCTGA
- a CDS encoding D-glycerate dehydrogenase produces the protein MKYKVFVTYPIPEAGLRLLREQAEVLLNTEDRFLTEEEIIAAAQEADALLSLLQDPITARVIESLPRLKIIANYAVGYNNIDIAAATRRRVLVTNTPDVLTDATADLTMALILAVARHVVQADRFVRQGRFTGWKPNLWLGLELRGKVLGIVGMGRIGYAVARRAVAFGMDVLYHNRRPANPTLTYLVGAQYVSLEELLERADVVSLHCPLTPETYHLIDRRALARLKPTAILINTARGPVVDETALVEALQAGRIAGAGLDVFEEEPRVHPALLELPNVVLTPHIGSATREARERMAVLCAESIIAALSGRGPVPRVVNPEALT, from the coding sequence GTGAAGTACAAAGTCTTCGTGACATACCCTATTCCAGAGGCCGGGCTTCGGCTGCTGCGGGAGCAGGCCGAGGTGCTGCTCAACACGGAAGATCGGTTTCTTACCGAAGAGGAGATCATCGCGGCCGCCCAAGAAGCCGACGCGCTCCTGAGTTTGCTCCAGGATCCCATCACGGCCCGGGTGATCGAATCCCTGCCTCGGTTGAAGATCATCGCCAACTACGCCGTGGGCTACAACAACATCGACATAGCCGCCGCCACGCGCCGGAGGGTGCTGGTCACGAACACCCCCGATGTGCTGACCGACGCCACGGCCGATTTGACGATGGCCCTTATCCTGGCCGTGGCCCGGCACGTGGTGCAGGCCGATCGTTTTGTGCGTCAGGGCCGCTTTACGGGGTGGAAGCCCAATTTGTGGCTGGGGCTGGAGCTGCGCGGCAAGGTGCTGGGCATCGTGGGGATGGGCCGAATCGGCTACGCCGTAGCCCGTCGGGCCGTGGCCTTTGGCATGGATGTGTTGTACCATAACCGTCGACCCGCCAACCCGACGCTCACGTATCTGGTCGGAGCCCAGTACGTTTCCCTGGAGGAGCTCCTGGAGAGGGCCGATGTGGTCTCGCTGCATTGTCCGCTTACGCCGGAGACGTATCACCTGATCGACCGGCGCGCGCTGGCGCGCCTTAAGCCCACGGCGATCCTTATCAACACCGCCCGGGGGCCCGTTGTGGACGAGACCGCTTTGGTGGAAGCCCTGCAAGCGGGGCGCATCGCGGGGGCGGGTCTGGACGTTTTCGAAGAGGAGCCCCGCGTCCATCCGGCCCTGCTGGAGTTGCCCAACGTGGTCCTTACGCCCCACATTGGCAGCGCCACGCGCGAGGCCCGGGAGCGCATGGCCGTGCTGTGCGCCGAATCCATTATCGCCGCTCTTTCTGGCCGCGGACCGGTGCCCCGGGTCGTCAACCCAGAGGCTCTCACTTAG
- a CDS encoding endonuclease MutS2, whose product MIECIPAHAPELLGFGTLRSRLESLALSEPGRERIRQLGFWTDLDRIRLWMSRTEALKALLACDDPPPMEPWPDVRTSLKAAAVVDAALSGAELVALARWLRQVRRLRSYLALRREQCAPLWEAFGSLIPLPELEEAILKALTEDGQVRPTASPELIRFHQEQARVDAQLRRRLEQILQQWAAKGFLAEDQPTFRAGRLVLPVRVEHKRHVAGFVHDVSATGQTVYVEPAAVLELNNELRALEAEIERERERVLRALTESVRAQLASLERNLELMASFDELWARAQLARELRAEMPELTADGSVALYEARHPVLWLSREDKSSVVPVTLEVGRRARVLVISGPNAGGKSVTMKTVGLLVLMAQAGLLIPAHPRSRIGIFERVGVDIGDAQSVESDLSTFSAHLARQRDILARADERTLVLIDELGTATDPEEGALLGQAVLEELLQKNARVIVTTHHGALKSWALVTEGAENGSMAFDEKQLKPTYRFQAGLPGRSYAFEIARRIGLPDAILDRAQARMRASSGKLESVLAAWEAERQAMAEARLRLEQEREALERMRSEWAAQKARWEAELAALRAKALEEAERVLAEARATVERTIREIREAQAERERTRNARAALERLHESIRRERHQLATSAKAAEPIAVGDWVELLDRAGLRGQVLEVSGDQVLLRVGEFRLRTHLDQVRRAVMAPKPEPVQVRSLARPMLALHARHELDIRGMRSAEAALAVERFLDEALAAGLQQVRVIHGKGHGVLRQVVQEVARSHPAVSGWAEARPEEGGAGVSILMLR is encoded by the coding sequence ATGATAGAGTGCATTCCGGCTCACGCGCCGGAGCTGCTGGGTTTCGGAACGCTCCGGTCGCGCTTGGAAAGCCTAGCGCTCTCCGAGCCCGGTCGAGAGCGGATCCGCCAGCTCGGCTTCTGGACCGATCTGGATCGGATCCGGCTCTGGATGAGCCGCACAGAGGCGCTAAAAGCCCTCCTAGCCTGCGACGATCCCCCTCCTATGGAGCCATGGCCGGATGTGCGCACAAGCCTCAAAGCGGCGGCCGTTGTGGACGCCGCCTTGTCCGGAGCTGAACTGGTTGCGCTCGCCCGTTGGCTTCGACAGGTTCGGCGATTGCGTAGCTACCTGGCGCTTCGTCGCGAGCAGTGCGCCCCACTTTGGGAGGCCTTTGGCTCCCTAATTCCGCTTCCGGAGCTAGAGGAGGCCATCCTGAAGGCCCTTACGGAAGATGGACAGGTGCGCCCGACGGCCTCCCCAGAGCTTATCCGGTTTCATCAGGAGCAGGCCCGCGTGGACGCTCAGCTGCGTCGGCGTCTGGAGCAGATCCTGCAGCAATGGGCCGCAAAGGGTTTTTTAGCCGAAGATCAGCCTACGTTTCGGGCCGGTCGTCTTGTTTTGCCCGTTCGCGTCGAGCATAAGCGCCATGTGGCGGGGTTTGTGCACGACGTCTCGGCTACGGGCCAGACGGTGTACGTCGAACCTGCGGCTGTCTTGGAGCTCAACAACGAGCTGCGCGCCCTGGAGGCGGAAATCGAGCGGGAACGCGAGCGCGTACTGCGCGCTCTGACCGAATCGGTCCGCGCTCAGCTGGCCAGCTTAGAACGGAACCTAGAGCTCATGGCCTCTTTCGATGAGCTTTGGGCGCGCGCCCAGCTGGCCCGGGAGCTTCGAGCCGAGATGCCGGAGCTCACAGCCGACGGATCCGTCGCGCTTTACGAGGCCCGACATCCCGTGTTGTGGCTGAGCCGGGAGGACAAAAGCTCCGTAGTCCCCGTGACGCTAGAGGTGGGCCGGCGAGCTCGGGTGCTTGTGATCTCCGGCCCCAACGCCGGGGGCAAGTCCGTGACCATGAAGACCGTGGGTCTGTTGGTCCTCATGGCCCAGGCGGGCCTGCTTATACCCGCTCATCCCCGAAGCCGCATCGGCATCTTCGAGCGCGTAGGCGTGGACATCGGCGATGCGCAGTCGGTGGAAAGCGATCTGTCCACCTTTAGCGCCCACCTGGCTCGTCAGCGGGACATCCTGGCGCGCGCCGACGAGCGGACGCTGGTGCTCATCGACGAGCTCGGCACGGCCACAGACCCTGAAGAAGGGGCGCTATTGGGGCAAGCCGTCTTGGAGGAGCTGCTCCAGAAAAACGCCCGCGTGATCGTGACCACCCATCATGGAGCCCTCAAGTCCTGGGCTCTGGTCACAGAGGGGGCGGAAAACGGCTCCATGGCTTTTGATGAAAAGCAGCTTAAGCCCACCTACAGGTTTCAAGCCGGGCTTCCGGGCCGTTCTTATGCTTTCGAGATCGCCCGACGCATCGGGTTGCCGGATGCGATCCTGGACAGGGCTCAGGCGCGCATGCGGGCCAGCTCAGGTAAGCTAGAATCGGTTCTAGCCGCCTGGGAGGCGGAACGCCAGGCTATGGCCGAGGCGCGTCTGCGTCTGGAGCAAGAACGAGAGGCGCTAGAGCGCATGCGCTCGGAGTGGGCCGCACAAAAGGCCCGCTGGGAGGCCGAGCTTGCGGCGCTGCGCGCAAAAGCCCTGGAGGAGGCCGAACGCGTGCTTGCGGAGGCGCGCGCGACCGTGGAGCGCACGATTCGGGAGATCCGGGAGGCGCAGGCTGAGCGGGAGCGTACCCGAAACGCCCGGGCCGCGCTGGAGCGGCTGCATGAGTCCATACGACGTGAACGCCACCAGCTTGCCACATCGGCCAAGGCCGCCGAGCCCATAGCCGTGGGCGATTGGGTCGAATTACTGGATCGGGCCGGTCTTCGGGGGCAGGTTCTGGAGGTGTCGGGTGATCAAGTGCTGCTCCGCGTGGGAGAGTTCAGGTTGCGTACGCACCTAGATCAAGTGCGGCGCGCCGTAATGGCCCCCAAGCCGGAACCGGTGCAAGTGCGCTCTCTCGCACGCCCCATGCTGGCGCTGCACGCTCGGCATGAGCTGGACATCCGCGGCATGCGCTCCGCGGAGGCCGCCTTAGCGGTGGAGCGCTTTCTGGATGAAGCCTTGGCGGCGGGTCTGCAGCAAGTGCGCGTCATCCACGGCAAGGGCCACGGGGTGCTGCGGCAGGTCGTGCAGGAGGTGGCCCGGTCGCATCCGGCTGTCTCCGGCTGGGCTGAGGCTCGTCCGGAGGAGGGCGGAGCCGGAGTCAGTATTCTGATGTTGCGCTAG
- a CDS encoding sugar phosphate nucleotidyltransferase, producing MHLVVPMAGKGTRLRPHTHTTPKPLLPIAGKSMIERILETFAAVLPERIATVGFVLGDFGPEVTRELRAICDRLGFEARFYRQERPEGTGHAVYMAAELLAGPVLVAFADTLFELDHAPHFEAEAVVWTCEVQDPRRFGVVLEREGRITDFVEKPSTPISNKAIVGIYYFREGAHLRRALERLIAEDRRGYGGELQLTDALDDLLKQGLHFATSSVSAWLDCGTVADTLRSTFYFLERLGRSVDPAAAVERSVLIEPVYVGPGAVISRSVVGPYVSVEAGARLEDAIVRRSIVNRRAELVRVALEESFIGQHARLRGLSGRFNVGDHSAAEGA from the coding sequence ATGCATCTTGTGGTGCCCATGGCGGGCAAGGGCACGCGTCTGCGGCCGCACACCCACACCACGCCCAAGCCCCTGCTACCCATTGCGGGCAAATCCATGATCGAACGCATCCTGGAGACCTTCGCCGCCGTCCTTCCGGAGCGCATCGCGACCGTGGGTTTTGTATTGGGCGATTTCGGTCCGGAGGTAACTCGGGAGCTCAGGGCCATCTGCGATCGTCTGGGCTTTGAGGCGCGCTTTTACCGCCAAGAGCGGCCTGAGGGTACGGGGCACGCCGTCTACATGGCGGCCGAGCTGCTTGCGGGCCCAGTGTTGGTGGCTTTTGCCGATACGCTTTTTGAACTGGACCACGCGCCGCATTTCGAGGCGGAGGCCGTCGTCTGGACCTGCGAAGTTCAGGACCCCCGACGCTTCGGGGTCGTGCTCGAGCGCGAGGGCCGGATTACGGATTTCGTAGAAAAACCCTCCACGCCTATCTCAAACAAGGCCATAGTCGGCATTTACTACTTCCGAGAAGGGGCGCACCTGCGCAGGGCCTTGGAGCGCCTGATCGCAGAAGACCGGCGCGGATACGGAGGGGAGCTGCAGCTAACGGACGCCTTGGATGACCTACTCAAACAGGGTCTACATTTCGCCACCTCAAGCGTTTCGGCTTGGCTTGATTGCGGCACGGTCGCGGACACCTTACGGAGCACGTTTTACTTCTTGGAACGTTTGGGACGCTCCGTGGATCCGGCGGCCGCGGTAGAAAGGAGCGTCCTGATTGAGCCCGTCTATGTGGGTCCAGGCGCTGTGATCTCGCGCTCCGTGGTGGGCCCATATGTTTCCGTAGAGGCGGGCGCGCGCCTGGAGGACGCGATCGTGCGGCGCTCCATCGTAAACCGCAGAGCCGAGCTGGTGCGCGTAGCCTTGGAGGAGAGCTTCATCGGACAGCACGCCCGCCTGCGGGGGCTTTCAGGCCGCTTCAACGTGGGCGATCACAGCGCGGCTGAAGGCGCATGA
- a CDS encoding peptidoglycan DD-metalloendopeptidase family protein, with translation MVGLLLGFLWLASIPAWAQDPNARQQTQQELELLRQEIRRYEEALRRAQQAERQALRLLENYNRQIRLRDALLATLARRVRELDAEMAHTQEQIAQIQDRYRGLLEQYRRRAQYAYRYGRLHELALVFTAESFNQALIRARYLRRFAQERRRQAEALRELERLLLEKQRALASQRSASQTLLQDSERERRALLAKLQERDAFVRSLRQDRARIQRELEAKRRYARELERRLAALIAEEQRRSAAEAAASPEAEANLARLSGDFAANRGRLPWPADGFIAERYGRRVHPEYGTQTLNIGIDIATPPAAPVRAVFDGRVTRVLFMADYGNTVLIQHGAYTTVYANLSTVFVQEGELVAAGQIIARAGLEESPRGTGVFFALWHGQRHVDPEPWLAPRRERP, from the coding sequence ATGGTAGGCCTGCTGTTGGGGTTTCTGTGGCTGGCCAGCATCCCGGCCTGGGCTCAGGATCCGAACGCGCGTCAACAGACACAGCAGGAGCTGGAGCTGCTGCGCCAGGAGATTCGACGCTACGAAGAAGCCTTGCGCCGCGCCCAACAGGCCGAACGTCAAGCCCTTCGGCTGTTGGAGAACTACAACCGGCAGATCCGACTGCGGGACGCCTTGCTGGCGACTCTAGCCCGGCGCGTACGGGAGCTAGACGCGGAAATGGCGCATACGCAGGAGCAGATCGCGCAGATTCAAGACCGATACAGGGGGCTTTTGGAGCAGTATCGTCGGCGGGCCCAATACGCCTATCGATACGGCCGGCTGCATGAGCTGGCCCTCGTCTTTACGGCCGAGAGCTTCAATCAGGCCCTCATCCGGGCTCGCTATCTGCGACGCTTTGCCCAGGAGCGTCGCCGGCAGGCTGAGGCGCTGCGCGAGCTGGAGCGGCTGCTTCTGGAAAAGCAACGAGCCCTGGCCAGCCAGCGAAGCGCTAGCCAAACCCTGCTACAGGACTCCGAGCGGGAGCGGCGGGCGTTGTTGGCCAAGCTGCAAGAAAGAGATGCCTTCGTACGCTCCCTGCGCCAAGACCGGGCGCGCATCCAGCGGGAGCTTGAAGCCAAGCGCCGGTATGCGCGGGAACTGGAGCGTCGACTGGCCGCGCTTATCGCGGAGGAGCAGCGCCGCAGCGCGGCCGAAGCAGCGGCCTCGCCGGAAGCGGAAGCGAACCTAGCGCGGCTCAGCGGGGACTTTGCGGCCAACCGAGGGCGACTTCCCTGGCCCGCCGACGGTTTTATCGCCGAGCGCTACGGCAGGCGCGTGCATCCCGAGTACGGTACGCAGACGCTCAACATCGGCATCGACATCGCCACCCCGCCGGCCGCCCCCGTTCGGGCCGTCTTCGACGGGCGCGTAACGCGTGTGCTTTTTATGGCCGACTACGGCAACACGGTGCTCATTCAACATGGGGCCTATACGACGGTGTATGCAAACCTCTCGACCGTGTTCGTGCAAGAGGGCGAGCTCGTAGCGGCCGGCCAGATCATCGCCCGGGCGGGCCTGGAAGAATCCCCTCGCGGCACGGGGGTCTTCTTCGCCCTCTGGCATGGACAGAGGCACGTCGATCCCGAACCCTGGCTTGCACCCCGCCGGGAAAGACCATGA
- a CDS encoding molybdenum cofactor guanylyltransferase yields the protein MSVSPQEVSAVLLAGGQSRRFGGRDKALLPWGDRTLLEHLVDRLHAVFEDRVLLSAPRNRNYPTAVPRVEDRYPGAGPLAGIHAAFKRLRTPYLLVLACDLPFVSEAFLRWLAVHPPAEAVVPTVNAQPMPLCARYSRTALEPLVVSLKLGAFRVLDWLQTLEVELIPLESSPFSPEVLFNINTPADYERARHLAASGTLS from the coding sequence ATGAGCGTAAGCCCGCAAGAAGTCTCGGCCGTGCTGCTGGCCGGAGGACAAAGCCGGCGCTTCGGGGGTCGGGACAAAGCCTTATTGCCCTGGGGGGACCGGACGCTGCTGGAGCATCTCGTAGACCGGCTGCATGCGGTCTTTGAGGATCGCGTGCTGTTGTCCGCACCTCGAAACCGAAATTATCCTACGGCGGTGCCGCGCGTAGAGGATCGCTACCCCGGAGCCGGACCCTTAGCGGGCATTCATGCGGCCTTCAAACGGTTGCGCACCCCTTATCTGCTCGTGCTCGCCTGCGATTTGCCTTTCGTAAGCGAGGCCTTTCTGCGTTGGCTTGCTGTGCATCCCCCCGCGGAGGCCGTGGTGCCAACCGTGAACGCTCAGCCCATGCCCTTATGCGCTCGCTACAGCCGAACCGCCCTGGAGCCCCTGGTCGTTTCGCTTAAGCTGGGGGCGTTTCGGGTCCTGGACTGGCTGCAGACGCTCGAGGTGGAGCTGATCCCCCTTGAGTCCTCTCCGTTTTCCCCTGAGGTGCTCTTCAACATCAACACCCCCGCGGACTACGAACGGGCCCGGCATCTGGCCGCCTCCGGAACGCTTTCCTAA